gtattgctactacatatcaatatgtagtatcaatatgttatgtactatatataaataaatattgttatgttatgtatCGATATTACATATCAACATGTAGTATCAACATAtggatactacatattaatatgtagtatcaatatgtattgtactacatatcaatactgTTATATTATACTAgtgtactagttactactactagtatactacatattaatattagtACCACATATTAAtactagttactagtatactagttactactagtatactacatattaatattagtACCACATATTAAtactagttactagtatactagtagtatttactactactactagtttactagttactactagtatagtaaagtagttacctaatttactagtaacatatttttgttactattagtacaatacatattaatatgtagtttcaccatattgatactattagtatgtagtaacatactactagtaatatttacatgtgtttatactaattagatctggaaaggtgttttaggcatttaaaaaacatattttataatctccacgaagttattggactagcgagtaaataatctagtccaaaaccaTGAGTAAATCCTATATcgcacgggtggactagccattaactggcgagtaaataatctagcaagtaaatttttttcacgggtggactagtcattaactgggtcatgaaaaactggactaaacagtaattcctacatcgcacacgccaaacaaacatgccaagtgcacatgccaaacgcgccacctACCACGACAACGAGCCAAACTTGCCAACCTactctccgtgcgtgaccagcttcacaacggactCCAATTTGGCTAGCATAGGCCATGGGCGCAACCATAATCTAATGGtggtggatgaaaccctaattcctaatcgtggcacaaaactatgccacctcgggcccgcaacacgCCACCTACCAGATGcggcatgccatatatgctaattagggtttcaacatgctaaaccctaatttagacaaagtttccaagcgccgacagaaggtagccataatcaacgactacccttcctcatgagatgaaatctcatccatccaagtttgtCACCGAATtggcagacttgtggcaactttcaggcgaccagTTGCCTAAaaatagtggccatggctacgccaggcgccacttgcaccaccatgacactggcatgcacgagccatgccagccatgccgcattgctactggcgtgcaccaaaacgccactgcactattatcaggcgccaacacaaggtagccataatcaacgactacccttcctcatgagatgcaatctcatccatccaagttcgccactgagctggcagacttgtggcaactttcaggcgaccaCCCTCCTAAaactagtggtcatggctacgctaggcgccacttgcatcaccgtgccactagcatgcacgagccatgccatccatgccgcatttCCACTGACgtgcaccaaaacgccactgatccattatcaggcgccaacacaagttatccataatcaacgactacccttcctcatgagatgcaatctcatccatccaagatCGCCACCGAACtagcagacttgtggcaagtttcaggcgaccagccaagacgatccTACTAggtcacatgttattttcctgcggcaagcctcttgattttaacttgccacacgtagcaaagtgctacatgttttccacgaaaacactcgagacatcaaacatgtcacaaactgggggatactcatcagggtattggtctggcggtttacagcgtgcggtgtgcaatacgcccgttacaagaaagtgtcataaagtgaggcggttagtaatggcaagaagtaatgctGTAAAACGGATCCacctccttcattatggaagcataattcccgaggttacacattactcttccaccactcaatcatttccacttcctacgagaccagggtacgttttattacgacttgtataaataggtttcacctatttccacaaaataacaagttttggtcagagaacaacacagtatccagaaatcacctgaaatcacctggtagctttccattctgctagccagttctactttctgatacaagtcgtaaacaaccacaccttcagaatcaactattctggtctcaacactttattTGCTTTCCTCCttaagaccaacctttctccttcactttgtgaccgaagcaagcctggaacggtcatttcttggtttaggccagggttgtacagattgatctctcgaatcaaaagtactatcgcgcagtacattgtttagggtctagactcgtttctcatccacacacacgaatttaccaaaatcatcagaaactgttttcacaaAGATATATGCCTATTGCTTATAACAAGTTTTTTTATACAGGTTCTCGAACGAAAAAATTGgtgtacttggaacaatctctTTTTCACAAAGATATAAATGTTATGGATTTGGACCATTAAGCTTTTAGGTTTATAAATTCATAGTTGAGTATtttgagcaaaaataaaataaaatagaacctTTCCTTAGTAGGTTCACGAACTAAAAAGGATAGATTCACGAACTCAAATGAAAAATAGTGTACATGAGAATTCAAGCCTTAATAGGTTCGAGAACTCAACTAGATAGGTTCACGAGCTCAAATGAAAAAAAGTCTACAAGAGGATTTATCAAAGTTCGTGTATATAGGTTCGAACTCAAATGACAATATAGCTCAAAATAAGTTTTTCTTTTATAGATTTGTGAACTCACCGTAGTAAGTTTGCGAACTCAAATGACAAAAGTTTTCAGTGAAAATATCTACAATATGTTTGTAAAACTACTGTAATATGTTCACAAACGCGAGGACCTTATTTTCCTTTGATTTTTAATTCAATAAGATTTATGTTCACAAACTTAATTCTTAGGTTCTGAACTCAAGTGAATGAAACTCATTAGTAGTGAACTACCAAATCTTACAAACTCACGAATGAATTTGCAAGTCTTGGCTTTCAATAAAACAAATGTTTTTCTCTAAAAATTAGTTCTGGAGTTCTTAAAGCAAGTGCTTGGAAGTCGAAGCATCACTAGACTTAGCAAGAAGCGATCTGTGATATGATCTTCTTTGAATTATGATCAACTACTAAAAAACTTGATTTTCTGATAAATAAATAGAAGTAAACGAGTTCAATAAGAAAAGGGATGGTCCTTGTTACTTACCTAGGTGAAGATTCTTAAGTTGATGTCTTCGTGTGATCTTCAATTCTTCACCCGCCTAGAGTAAATTGGAAAATCCTAAATATCTACTACTTATTTTGTTCCAATCGAAACTTACTTTAGTATATTGATGTCAAATAACTTTGGCACCTAAAATATGATAACATACTTGATATACTAAGGTTTGTAGGTTAAAATGAGCTTTTGCTCTAACAAATTATATATGTTACCTTAGAAATGGTTCACAATTGATTTTTGATAGTTTTTCTAAAGAAAAGAATCAGAGAAAGTCAGAGATTGTTATACATGTAAATGAAGTGATTATCAATGGTTTGGAGAAGACTCTAATTTTCCCTAATtggagattttgaagaaaattcaaaTTCTAACCACAACTGGAGAGATCTATATCCAACTCAATCGGGAAAATtaaaatccccccccccccccccgagcTATATCCAACTGGAGGTTATGAATCTTCAGCCAACGATAACTTCAAGGGTACTATAGGATCAGCTAGTATTAATGCAAATGAAGTTAATGATAAAATTCAGAGTGCAACTGGTAATACAAATAATGAAATTACAAGTAGTATTAGGACCACAATTATAGTGGCGAAGGCCATATTGGTATAACGAATATAAAGGCTTCAACTCAAGATGCGTATTTATTGGTGGTATTTTAGCTACCTTAAGGATAGGTCAAGGTAGGAAGGCTAGTACCACGATTAGCTTCATTTGCATTAATACTAGCTGTAAGAGAAAACCAAAAAATTTAATCTTTGTTGGACTATTTTTATTCACTCAATAACAACACCACCTCCTACATTACCACGATTAGCTTGATGAATCCTAAAACATCATTTGTATGAATATGCAAAGATTCTTAAGATTTAATCGCCGATGCTGAGAATGATATGAATAAGGAAGTGACAGAGAGGAATAAGAGCAGTTTTCTTAATTTGCTCGAAATTTGGGGGATTTTCTGGCTATGGTTAATTGATTCGTTTAATTGATAATAAATTGGTTTTTTGTTTGATTAGACGTGAAGATAAATCTTATCGGGATGGATCATGTTTACTTTATTGAGTTGTTAGAAttgttatttcaaaaaaaaaaattacatcctTGAGTTTCATTCAATACTGAGATGATGAGATTGAGTTTAAGATTAGAATTGAAATTTATAACTCAGTCTAACATAATCTTTTCACAGTCAACTGTTAGTCCAGGTACCTTAAATTTTATGTAAATAACTGTGTACAAAAGTTCTCACTGAGTATCAAATTTTTTTTCCCCATAAATCACACATAAACTTTAACATGTAAGTGTTCTCACTGAGTATCAATTTTTTTCCCGTAAATCACACATAAACTTTAGCATGTAAGTTTATGGGAAATTTCTATTCAACTTACATGTTAAAGCTCATGTGTCATACATTGAATTTCATATTTTTCGTACAAATTTGAAATGTATGTAAACTGCCAACCATCAAATGGTCTGATGGTTGGTATGCTCCCTCCCACTATGGAGGTAGGGGGCCAAAAATAACTTCTTATAAGGAGTTGAGTATGTTACccatagggctgaacatggtttcggtttttcgctggaaccggaccaaaccagaccaattagaaagaaaccaaaccgaaccatttattaATGGATTGgatacggtgtagaaagtggaaaaccgatagtgttggttttggtttggtttgatctctaaaaccgaaccaaaaaccattagaaaaccgattaatttttgaatttagtTTCTACCTttaatttacaagtattagattctacccattgatttagaggataaatagaaaccctaaatttaatatttcattatgatactctccctctttctccttctccttctctcagtcgcctcccttttccacccccaactacagccgctgctactcgacttttttcttcccgtcttccttcttttttatttgtcaataactaaattaagatatattatatatcttcttttgatctctagaattagagtaagctttaactattcttgatattttttgtattttttttgtctgtaaatttgtgtaaaccaatactatcggcaactacgatttttttatctgtagatttgtgtttttttttgttggtttgacataattattggttaaccaaaaaccactgggacaaaccgaaaccaactagaaccatttggaaaccaaaccaatggttaatgaattggtttggtttagatttttagaaaccaatagtattggtttcggttttggtttggctagaaaccgaaccaaaaccgaccatgaacaaccctagTTACCCAAGACGACGGTtccaaactaaaaaaaaaaaaaaatatgtatgcGAACTTGCCGGATATAAACACATACTGTTAGCTACTGATGGAAAGGGAGTGTAACTATAAAACGAAGTAGACTTGTGAAAGAGGAAAACTTGGTCACATTTATATTCTCACTCTCTCTTCTAAGTTCTTAAAGGGGTCCTTTGTTTATCACACAGCAAACTCCCTAATTTATAAACCTAATTTAATCGATCAATATAGCGCAAGGGAATTTGATCTCCACTACCACCGCGCAAGGGAATTTGATCTCCACTACCACCGAATCTGAAATTAGAGGATGGAAGGAGAAGATGAACGGCGTAAGGCTGCTGGTAGAGATTATCGTAAGAAGCTCTTGCATCATAAAGAGCTTGAATCAAGAGTTAGAACAGGTTCGTTTTGCTTCGATTTACAAAAACCCTACCTTTACTTTCACTTTGGTttctgttatttatttattttcggaAAAGTTAGGGGTTTTTATATTTGGGAAATTGataagaaccctaattctgaCTGTGTAGATCTTAGTTAAAATTATTACTTGTTTAGATCTTAAGATATGAGCTGAATTTTCAATGGTGGTGGTAGGTGTGTGTGGAATGCAGTGTGCTGATAGACTTTTACTACTGAACCCATGATTTACCTGGTAATGCTAGGCGAGGCAACACTTATTTTGTGAGAGTATAAAGAAGAATTTTTGGGATACTAGAAAGGAGGGGTTGAGGATAAGTATGATTAGGAAGAAAGGGTTGGGTTTATTGAGAATTTCTGTCCATGTCTAACAGTGATTGTTAATTAGCATCATCAGTGTGAGCTGAGTAGTATACTGACCTTTTAAGTACGAGCTACTTGTTGCCAATAGCTTTCGAATATCAAATTTCACGCGATATGTTTAGTTTGTGTTTTTGATAGAGAACTGATTTTGTGAATAGTTGATGTCTACATATTGCATTGTAACATTTATGCTGGCTGGTTATGGTCATAATAGAAACTAATAATGAATCTGTATATGCGCAGCAAGGGAGACATTAAGAGGTTCCAAGAAGGAGTATGCTAAAACTGAAGATGATCTGAAGTCTCTTCAGAGTGTTGGGCAAATTATAGGAGAAGTTCTGCGACCTCTAGACAATGAACGCTGTAAGTTCCTTTTCTTTTCCATCGGCAGGGGGCTTCTGGGTAGACTAGTTACTATATTACGCCTACCATAAGGTTAATTTTTACCATGCCATCTTTGGGTATCTGTATATGTGGAGCAAAATTTGAGTTGGATTTATTTTATTTGGGATGCCTGTCAGTTACCCAATCTGTTGGGGACATCTAGGAGACAGCAAAATAATTAACTAATAATGTTGTTATGTTCCAGTGATAGTTAAAGCAAGTAGTGGCCCAAGGTACGTTGTTGGTTGCCGCAGTAAAGTAGACAAGGAAAAGCTTACAGCAGGAACAAGGGTCGTTCTTGATATGACAACTCTCACAATCATGCGTGCCCTTCCACGTGAAGTAAGTTATTGTTCTGTATtagttaaaataataaaatggtTATCTTTTCTCACTGATTGAAAATTACTGTAATCAATTCAATGGTAATGCTGGTGGATTATTGATCCTATCTGGTGATTATTTTGATCTCAGGTtgatccagttgtttataacatGCTTCATGAAGATCCTGGTAACATTAGCTACTCAGCTGTTGGTGGATTGTCGGATCAGATTCGTGAACTAAGAGAATCTATTGAGCTGCCACTTATGAACCCCGAACTCTTCCTTAGGGTTGGTATCAAGCCCCCCAAGGTAATGTGCACTATATTTTAGTTTCTGCATGTGTTGTTTTGCTTTTTACTCCAATTGTGAAGAATTGCAGTCTCAATGTTTTTAATCTCGATATGCAGGGTGTTCTTCTCTATGGGCCACCTGGAACAGGCAAGACACTATTAGCCAGAGCTATTGCCAGTAACATAGATGCCAACTTTTTAAAGGTTCGcatttttttatttcattctaTAACGCATCCGAAATTTTTATGTTTTCCTTTGATTAATACGAATCTTTTGTTTGTAGGTTGTCTCAAGTGCTATAATTGATAAATACATAGGTGAAAGTGCAAGATTGATTCGTGAGATGTTTAACTATGCACGTGATCATCAGGTAAGGCCAAAGTCTTATGTGAATCAATCATGACATATTATTGATTAGCCTCAATCCAGACCAAAAAAGTATCCTGAGCATCTGGTGTGGTGTTTTCTTGTTAAGCCTTGCATCATATTTATGGATGAAATCGATGCCATTGGTGGTCGCCGATTCAGCGAGGGTACCAGTGCTGATCGTGAAATCCAAAGAACATTGATGGAATTGCTTAATCAGCTTGATGGGTTTGACCAACTTGGGAAGGTATGCGCCTAGATGATGATCTTTGTCTTTGAAAGCAGTTGAAATACCGCTATGGGGAGTTTCACTAGTTTAAGTTCTATGTTTCTCAAGTTATTGCAGGTTGTAAATTACAACCTCTCCTTGTTTTGAAATGGATGTATAGGTTAAAATGATTATGGCGACGAACAGACCTGATGTCTTGGATCCTGCACTTCTTCGTCCAGGGCGACTTGACAGAAAGATAGAGATCCCATTGCCTAATGAACAGTCTAGGATGGAAATCTTGAAGATCCATGCTGCTGGGATCGCCAAACATGGCGAAATCGACTATGAAGCAGTTGTAAAACTGGCTGAGGTCTGATCCCTCTCGTACATTTTCTTAGAGAATCTCATTGAAGTAGCCAAACTAACCTTCACAACTGTTTGATTCTTTCCCAGGGCTTTAATGGGGCTGATTTAAGGAATGTCTGCACTGAAGCTGGGATGTTTGCAATCCGTGCTGAACGTGATTATGTCATTCACGAAGATTTCATGAAAGTAAGTCTTgtctaagttaaaaaaaaaaatcctatctTGCTGCGTACTGTGGTGTGATAAGTAAAACTTTGCAACTGAGAGGCTTTGGCAAGGGTTTGAAGCCAGCACCTCGCTGGGGAACCTTGTTCAAATCTGAGCAGTTTATCTCCAATGCTACCTATGTTGTTGTTATTGTTATTGTTGTCAGCCTTGTCTAGTTACCATTCTGACTTTCTGCCTCTCTTTTTTCTCGATATGGTATTTCAATTACAGTTAGTGCAAGTGATTTCTTTTATTAAACAAAATCTGTTTTCAGGCGGTGCGAAAACTGAACGAAGCAAAGAAGCTCGAGTCTAGTGCACATTACAACGCTGACTTTGGAAAAGACTAATTGGGAGGAAGCTTCATGCTCTTTGTTGTCTAAATATGAAAGCCATGGATGCCGGGCAGTGCactatatctctctttctttttgtccCCTTCTCCTGAATGCCCTTGAATTATGTAAGTATGTGGTTGGGCTGTGTTAAGCCAAGATTGCAAGTCAAGGTTAGTAAGTACCCTGGAGCACATACGAACTTCGCAATTACCTTTACATGGGCTCTTCGTTGGATGACTTATCAGCAGTAACTTCTCCTtctttgtttactttcttttaATAGCCGGATGATATAGTACAACAACTTTTACATTTTAAATGACCTGTTTTGAATATTTATGATGCATCGAGTGTGTTATACTGCAATGGGACATGTTCCATTTCAACTTGTTAAATTGTTTGACCTTAGGTACCATAAATCTGTTGTCGGATATCCCTTTATTATATGTTGAACCAGTCTATTTTCATTGGGACAAAGGTCATTTACCGCGTAGCTTCGATCTTTCTTGCACCAGATGGTACATGTGAAATTATGCATTATCCAGTAGCTTTTGTTATTCTATCACTAACGGTTAGAGAACGGTTAGCCTTTGATATCTTGCATATTTTGACGACTGTAACACTAACCTTGGGTTGGGTCAACCGTGGTAGTATTTCCATGCTTGGCTAGCTGGATTTCTTCACACTTCAGAGTAACTGTTGGTTAGCTGGAATCTCCCACACAGTAAAGATAGTGGTATATGGGATAGTTTTTCAAAGCAGATGGGAGTCGCTGGGACCATTGCATGTGGGAACGTACTTGATAGCAGTAAATGCAATGGCAGAAATGAGCCCCCTCTCTACTGACTGCGGTGGCAGAAATGAGTCCCCTCTCTGATAATTTGCAACTTAGATTTACCAATAATGATTGAATTTAGAGAGGAAAATCTGATTTAGGGATTTATTTTTGATAAGGTTGGGGATCAATCAAATAGACAGTATCTGGAACTGTTCTGATTTATCTTTGAGGCACTTTTATAGCGTCAATTACCCTTCATTTAATTGAGCTAATATGGCGATCTTAATCAACTATTGAGAAGACTGTTGTGTGCCCATGGTTGTCTCAACTTTCAAGTGCTCATTCTCCGAGTTTATCTGGTTTGACGGATGAGGCACTGTTCTGAATACTGGGTAGAGAAACAGGAACTTGGTTTGAGGCTTTCTTCTCAGTGAACTGGTAAAAAAAATTAGGCTCTGGAGCGTTCTTGGTCGACTTGCAGCTCCCAGGATTGCGTCTTTTTGTAagattttaaacaaaaaaaaaaaaaaaatggaaaaagtgGGAAGGGATTTGTAATATCTTGTCGCCCATGTCGATAATACAAATTAAAGCCACTTTTACAAGTGTTCCAAAATATCATCATCTCTTCTTTCATATTATGGTTATTGTTTATAGAGTTCGTTACGTGTGAAATTTTCGTTTTtagatcaaataataatatttatacaaatacttaaaaatgaaaaaaaaaaacagtaattATAGATACAAAAGGTGTAAAAGAGGAAATTATCATCCATCAATAGAAGCTCCCTTCCACATTTTAACTTTAACACTTTATGTTACTTTGTTTTTGCCACTCCTCTCAACTTTTTATTCTTTTTGCGCCCCTAACTCCAATGTTCCAGATTCAAACTTATCTGCTCTTGTGATGATAATTATCCTACCctaaaagataaaaaaagaagTTACTATTTGTTATCACATTTGTATGTAATATTCTTCCATAGAGTAAAATGCAAGTTATAGGTGGTGGAGAAAATTGGACAGACACAGATTATACTTTAAGCACAATTTTACtatgaaaagaaacaaggatagaCCCAATTTTGGGTACAAGATTTCGACTCAAACCTAAACTATCAACTGCAACAGATGCACGGAGCAAATGGCTCCCCCCTTGTCGCTTCTAATCAATAGCAAGAGGGCTTAAAAATTTACGGAGCTCTCGGTATCTGAATTTTGTTAACCGCTGTTTAAGATGCGCTTTTTTGCACAAGTATCTCCGACGCTCTGTTCTGTGGGGGTGACTGAAAAAGTATAGGACCCATAAATCGTTTCATCAGTCATCATTACTTGATAACACGGTCTAAGACTGTGTTGATTTGCAGGTCGGCAATGAACACCCTGTCCACATTAAGGAAAATATCAGTATGTCCCTCTATGTACACTACACAATTCTCTCATGTCGTTGTATAGTTGTATCCAGTTGCAAGCTCTAGTTTGGAGGTAGGAAGCAAGAGCTCCCAGTGGACTGACTTTTAACTCCAAAAACATAAAACTAAATCTTCATATTTTTCTCGTGGTGCCCAAAAACTTTCATCTTTGAGCCAAATATGATCCGATGTCAATAGCCTGCCTCTCTGATAGAATGGTAAAATTTCGATAACCAGAAGTTGAACCTGAAACACGTAACATCGTATTTAGACATGGACAAAGTGTAAGACACGGTATGACTTAATTCGCTTTTACACAAGTGCCATGAAATGTGAAAACCAATAGTGAAAAACAAATCAAGTTCACATACAAACGACTGTTTTCCCATTCCCTTTATATAAACCCCACAAACCTATTTCTAATTTCCAACATCTCACAATTCATCACTACCACCAAAAAcatctctctctatctctctctcacTATCTCTCTCAGATACAGTTTCAGTTCAACTTAATCTTCCATGGCTCAAACTAGTTTCCTctgtcttcttctttttctgttcGTCTTTTGCACATCA
The nucleotide sequence above comes from Papaver somniferum cultivar HN1 chromosome 8, ASM357369v1, whole genome shotgun sequence. Encoded proteins:
- the LOC113306475 gene encoding 26S proteasome regulatory subunit S10B homolog B → MEGEDERRKAAGRDYRKKLLHHKELESRVRTARETLRGSKKEYAKTEDDLKSLQSVGQIIGEVLRPLDNERLIVKASSGPRYVVGCRSKVDKEKLTAGTRVVLDMTTLTIMRALPREVDPVVYNMLHEDPGNISYSAVGGLSDQIRELRESIELPLMNPELFLRVGIKPPKGVLLYGPPGTGKTLLARAIASNIDANFLKVVSSAIIDKYIGESARLIREMFNYARDHQPCIIFMDEIDAIGGRRFSEGTSADREIQRTLMELLNQLDGFDQLGKVKMIMATNRPDVLDPALLRPGRLDRKIEIPLPNEQSRMEILKIHAAGIAKHGEIDYEAVVKLAEGFNGADLRNVCTEAGMFAIRAERDYVIHEDFMKAVRKLNEAKKLESSAHYNADFGKD